A section of the Maniola jurtina chromosome 28, ilManJurt1.1, whole genome shotgun sequence genome encodes:
- the LOC123879670 gene encoding piggyBac transposable element-derived protein 4-like isoform X1: MESNDQNMAAIQPPNIQDQSTNNIHFDPFNLVNYGSEVEGTDVENSDADDENDHTHWPRLVRPVYTCSDDEEDYEEQMEQMFEDTGSEEDTSSGSEVDEDRLSKYIYREPYSDSDESLDENDENSSHTETLSGSNTTQKDQFDWKPLKISQNVNTSRPKNSEDYDGKPEEENSQNCNSEPSGKDKNDKDIVNTSCGPKNSENHGGKPDTKGDSQNFNDTFSGVVQNVKDKSGPENSENYDIKPGYKEGSSQNFNEKSGGRDRNKKHIPDASSKASKSPENESDLEVSSENFQNRREKFDNNNVGPTKAYANPYEAFTALWDQKIMEHTVTETNRYARQSKIQQWQDTTIDEMYLYFGLILSTTTIVKDVIKHYWVESLATTGYLYLMPYRRFKELTNCIHFTDNDKLNETINEIDNSQAKLCKLQPLLDHLNEKFSTLYNVGQNVILDEGLTQWKGWIANTRRICIEPDPVEVKSVEICEPNTGYLWRMQLVPGDITTGMIPGLLTELLKGLEGKGHTIWMDKFYSSPILARQLKQRGFDCAGLVQKSYLPTEVSERVRNIIDDETEKNRNMSEIHGSTSGDVDIFAWITKNRCVNFITTYHGTETVVTNNLKTPKIMLDYNLHTQGVHRKDNLLFKFQMERKNLLFKFLINRKNAKVWYKMFFRKLLNVSVLNAHILYNKRDMKHYDFRKKLCKQILCRHRYKSPSAADPPTGFHVPVSYILMKKQKMNEKRSVSCKNITDCHLCPLCGSPCSSKFHDSDEDDSDKDDSDEDDSDDF, from the exons ATGGAATC CAATGACCAAAATATGGCGGCAATACAACCACCTAACATCCAAGATCAAAGTACAAATAATATCCATTTTGATCCATTTAACTTGGTTAATTATG GCAGTGAAGTGGAAGGTACGGATGTAGAAAACAGTGATGCAGATGATGAGAACGATCACACTCATTGGCCGAGATTAGTCAGACCAGTTTACACATGCAGCGACGACGAAGAGGACTATGAGGAACAGATGGAGCAAATGTTTGAGGATACAG GCAGCGAAGAGGATACAAGCAGTGGATCCGAGGTAGATGAAGATCGACTCTCCAAATATATTTACCGAGAACCATACAGCGATAGTGATGAGAGCTTggatgaaaatgatgaaaactCATCCCACACTGAAACACTTTCAGGTTCAAATACAACACAAAAGGATCAGTTTGATTGGAAACCACTCAAAATTTCTCAAAATGTTAACACATCTCGTCCCAAAAATTCTGAAGACTACGATGGCAAACCTGAAGAAGAAAATTCTCAAAATTGTAATAGTGAACCCAGTGGAaaagataaaaatgataaagaCATAGTTAACACGTCATGTGGTcccaaaaattctgaaaaccATGGTGGAAAACCTGATACCAAAGGAGATTCTCAAAATTTTAATGATACATTCAGTGGAGTAGTTCAAAATGTAAAAGACAAATCTGGTCCCGAAAATTCAGAGAACTACGATATCAAACCTGGTTACAAAGAAGGAAGTTCtcaaaattttaatgaaaaatccGGTGGAAGAGATCGAAATAAAAAACACATACCTGATGCCAGTAGTAAAGCTTCTAAAAGTCCTGAAAATGAAAGTGATTTAGAAGTGTCCTCTGAGAATTTTCAAAACAGAAGAgaaaagtttgataataataatgttggACCTACAAAAGCATATGCAAATCCATATGAAGCTTTCACAGCTTTATGGGATCAAAAAATTATGGAACATACAGTTACTGAGACCAATCGCTATGCCCGTCAGTCGAAAATCCAACAATGGCAAGACACAACAATAGACGAAATGTATCTGTATTTCGGGTTAATTCTTAGTACTACAACAATTGTTAAGGACGTTATTAAACATTATTGGGTTGAAAGTCTTGCAACCACAGGGTATCTTTACTTAATGCCTTATCGACGTTTCAAAGAACTGACTAATTGTATACATTTCACTGATAACGACAAACTCAATGAAACAATCAATGAAATCGATAATTCTCAGGCCAAATTATGCAAGCTACAGCCTTTATTAGATCATCTGAATGAGAAATTTTCTACCTTATACAATGTAGGACAAAATGTTATTTTGGATGAAGGCTTGACTCAGTGGAAAGGTTGGATTGCTAATACCCGAAGAATTTGTATAGAACCGGACCCCGTTGAGGTCAAAAGTGTTGAGATTTGTGAACCAAATACAGGGTACTTGTGGCGTATGCAGTTAGTTccag GTGATATAACTACTGGAATGATACCAGGCCTACTCACTGAACTCCTAAAGGGCTTGGAAGGTAAAGGGCATACCATTTGGATGGATAAGTTTTACAGCTCACCCATTTTAGCTAGACAATTGAAACAGCGCGGTTTCGACTGCGCTGGCTTAGTTCAAAAATCCTACTTACCCACCGAAGTGTCGGAAAGAGTCAGAAATATAATTGATGATGAGACAGAAAAGAACAGAAATATGTCCGAAATACACGGCAGCACATCTGGGGATGTTGATATATTTGCGTGGATTACTAAAAATAGATGTGTGAATTTTATTACCACTTATCATGGAACTGAAACAGTGGTAACTAACAATCTGAAGACAcctaaaataatgttagattaCAACCTGCACACCCAAGGCGTTCACAGGAAAGACAATTTGCTGTTTAAATTCCAGATGGAGAGGAAAAATTTGCTGTTTAAATTCCTAATAAATCgaaaaaatgcgaaagtttggTACAAAATGTTTTTCCGAAAACTTTTGAACGTAAGCGTTTTGAATGCAcacattttgtacaataaaaggGATATGAAACATTACGATTTCCGCAAGAAACTATGCAAGCAAATTCTGTGCCGTCACAGGTATAAATCACCGTCTGCGGCGGACCCTCCCACAGGATTTCATGTACCTGTATCATACATATtaatgaaaaaacaaaaaatgaatgaaaaaagaAGCGTTTCGTGTAAAAACATTACAGATTGTCATTTGTGCCCTCTCTGCGGGAGTCCGTGCTCTAGCAAGTTCCATGATAGTGATGAAGATGATAGTGATAAAGATGATAGTGATGAAGATGATAGTGATGACTTCTAA
- the LOC123879670 gene encoding piggyBac transposable element-derived protein 4-like isoform X2, whose amino-acid sequence MESNDQNMAAIQPPNIQDQSTNNIHFDPFNLVNYGSEVEGTDVENSDADDENDHTHWPRLVRPVYTCSDDEEDYEEQMEQMFEDTGSEEDTSSGSEVDEDRLSKYIYREPYSDSDESLDENDENSSHTETLSGSNTTQKDQFDWKPLKISQNVNTSRPKNSEDYDGKPEEESSQNFNEKSGGRDRNKKHIPDASSKASKSPENESDLEVSSENFQNRREKFDNNNVGPTKAYANPYEAFTALWDQKIMEHTVTETNRYARQSKIQQWQDTTIDEMYLYFGLILSTTTIVKDVIKHYWVESLATTGYLYLMPYRRFKELTNCIHFTDNDKLNETINEIDNSQAKLCKLQPLLDHLNEKFSTLYNVGQNVILDEGLTQWKGWIANTRRICIEPDPVEVKSVEICEPNTGYLWRMQLVPGDITTGMIPGLLTELLKGLEGKGHTIWMDKFYSSPILARQLKQRGFDCAGLVQKSYLPTEVSERVRNIIDDETEKNRNMSEIHGSTSGDVDIFAWITKNRCVNFITTYHGTETVVTNNLKTPKIMLDYNLHTQGVHRKDNLLFKFQMERKNLLFKFLINRKNAKVWYKMFFRKLLNVSVLNAHILYNKRDMKHYDFRKKLCKQILCRHRYKSPSAADPPTGFHVPVSYILMKKQKMNEKRSVSCKNITDCHLCPLCGSPCSSKFHDSDEDDSDKDDSDEDDSDDF is encoded by the exons ATGGAATC CAATGACCAAAATATGGCGGCAATACAACCACCTAACATCCAAGATCAAAGTACAAATAATATCCATTTTGATCCATTTAACTTGGTTAATTATG GCAGTGAAGTGGAAGGTACGGATGTAGAAAACAGTGATGCAGATGATGAGAACGATCACACTCATTGGCCGAGATTAGTCAGACCAGTTTACACATGCAGCGACGACGAAGAGGACTATGAGGAACAGATGGAGCAAATGTTTGAGGATACAG GCAGCGAAGAGGATACAAGCAGTGGATCCGAGGTAGATGAAGATCGACTCTCCAAATATATTTACCGAGAACCATACAGCGATAGTGATGAGAGCTTggatgaaaatgatgaaaactCATCCCACACTGAAACACTTTCAGGTTCAAATACAACACAAAAGGATCAGTTTGATTGGAAACCACTCAAAATTTCTCAAAATGTTAACACATCTCGTCCCAAAAATTCTGAAGACTACGATGGCAAACCTGAAGAAGAAA GTTCtcaaaattttaatgaaaaatccGGTGGAAGAGATCGAAATAAAAAACACATACCTGATGCCAGTAGTAAAGCTTCTAAAAGTCCTGAAAATGAAAGTGATTTAGAAGTGTCCTCTGAGAATTTTCAAAACAGAAGAgaaaagtttgataataataatgttggACCTACAAAAGCATATGCAAATCCATATGAAGCTTTCACAGCTTTATGGGATCAAAAAATTATGGAACATACAGTTACTGAGACCAATCGCTATGCCCGTCAGTCGAAAATCCAACAATGGCAAGACACAACAATAGACGAAATGTATCTGTATTTCGGGTTAATTCTTAGTACTACAACAATTGTTAAGGACGTTATTAAACATTATTGGGTTGAAAGTCTTGCAACCACAGGGTATCTTTACTTAATGCCTTATCGACGTTTCAAAGAACTGACTAATTGTATACATTTCACTGATAACGACAAACTCAATGAAACAATCAATGAAATCGATAATTCTCAGGCCAAATTATGCAAGCTACAGCCTTTATTAGATCATCTGAATGAGAAATTTTCTACCTTATACAATGTAGGACAAAATGTTATTTTGGATGAAGGCTTGACTCAGTGGAAAGGTTGGATTGCTAATACCCGAAGAATTTGTATAGAACCGGACCCCGTTGAGGTCAAAAGTGTTGAGATTTGTGAACCAAATACAGGGTACTTGTGGCGTATGCAGTTAGTTccag GTGATATAACTACTGGAATGATACCAGGCCTACTCACTGAACTCCTAAAGGGCTTGGAAGGTAAAGGGCATACCATTTGGATGGATAAGTTTTACAGCTCACCCATTTTAGCTAGACAATTGAAACAGCGCGGTTTCGACTGCGCTGGCTTAGTTCAAAAATCCTACTTACCCACCGAAGTGTCGGAAAGAGTCAGAAATATAATTGATGATGAGACAGAAAAGAACAGAAATATGTCCGAAATACACGGCAGCACATCTGGGGATGTTGATATATTTGCGTGGATTACTAAAAATAGATGTGTGAATTTTATTACCACTTATCATGGAACTGAAACAGTGGTAACTAACAATCTGAAGACAcctaaaataatgttagattaCAACCTGCACACCCAAGGCGTTCACAGGAAAGACAATTTGCTGTTTAAATTCCAGATGGAGAGGAAAAATTTGCTGTTTAAATTCCTAATAAATCgaaaaaatgcgaaagtttggTACAAAATGTTTTTCCGAAAACTTTTGAACGTAAGCGTTTTGAATGCAcacattttgtacaataaaaggGATATGAAACATTACGATTTCCGCAAGAAACTATGCAAGCAAATTCTGTGCCGTCACAGGTATAAATCACCGTCTGCGGCGGACCCTCCCACAGGATTTCATGTACCTGTATCATACATATtaatgaaaaaacaaaaaatgaatgaaaaaagaAGCGTTTCGTGTAAAAACATTACAGATTGTCATTTGTGCCCTCTCTGCGGGAGTCCGTGCTCTAGCAAGTTCCATGATAGTGATGAAGATGATAGTGATAAAGATGATAGTGATGAAGATGATAGTGATGACTTCTAA